Proteins found in one Gemmatimonadota bacterium genomic segment:
- a CDS encoding non-heme iron oxygenase ferredoxin subunit, producing MGYVKAAELDELSPGQMKMVSISGKEIVLCNVDGKYYAADNFCPHMGAPLSEGELDGTDLWCPFHGASFDVTTGDVLSPPAYENLTCFPVRVTEEAVEIEI from the coding sequence ATGGGATACGTCAAGGCGGCGGAGCTGGATGAGCTGAGTCCGGGCCAGATGAAGATGGTCTCGATCAGCGGGAAGGAGATCGTCCTCTGCAACGTGGACGGGAAGTACTATGCCGCCGACAATTTCTGCCCCCACATGGGCGCGCCCCTGAGCGAAGGGGAACTGGACGGCACCGACCTCTGGTGTCCGTTCCACGGCGCGTCTTTCGATGTGACCACGGGCGACGTCCTGTCGCCTCCGGCCTACGAAAACCTCACCTGCTTCCCCGTCCGGGTGACCGAAGAAGCCGTAGAAATAGAAATCTAG